Proteins from a single region of Longimicrobiales bacterium:
- the hrcA gene encoding heat-inducible transcriptional repressor HrcA — protein sequence MAELQLTEREEAVLDAVIRTYVETAEPAGSRTVAKRFGLGVSAATIRNAMADLEDKGFLFHPHTSAGRIPTDRAYRYYVDTLMRPVRLTAAEQRRLRREFAEISEPLPDAIAGIVRRATQALGLITGELGVAIAQRLDDVVLEKLELALVASDRMLLVLTLGSGAVRTVYVDLPGTVPPSTLASVTAILNERLAGHTLDEIRASLPERLRDAGSDEASSELLNIFIQSAGNVLNAEQDGREELMLGRASVLAGQPEFAAGSDLRNLIELTEQREILAGALTTRRHDDSPAITIGAEHAEPRLARFTLVTSEYRLGGLSGVVGVIGPTRMAYEKIAAIVQYSSALMNELANPPS from the coding sequence ATGGCTGAGCTACAGCTTACAGAACGGGAGGAGGCGGTTCTCGACGCGGTCATCCGGACCTACGTCGAGACGGCCGAGCCGGCGGGCAGCCGGACCGTCGCGAAGCGGTTCGGCCTCGGCGTGTCGGCCGCCACCATCCGCAACGCAATGGCGGACCTCGAGGACAAGGGGTTCCTCTTCCATCCGCACACCTCGGCGGGACGCATCCCGACCGACCGTGCGTACCGCTACTACGTCGACACCCTGATGCGCCCGGTCCGGCTCACGGCAGCGGAGCAGCGCCGGCTGCGCCGCGAGTTCGCCGAGATTTCCGAGCCGCTGCCCGACGCGATCGCCGGGATCGTGCGTCGCGCGACGCAGGCGCTCGGGCTGATCACGGGCGAGCTGGGTGTCGCCATCGCGCAGCGCCTGGACGACGTCGTGCTCGAAAAGCTGGAGCTGGCCCTCGTCGCGAGCGACCGCATGCTGCTCGTGCTGACGCTCGGCAGCGGCGCAGTCCGCACCGTGTATGTCGACCTGCCGGGCACGGTGCCGCCGTCCACACTGGCCTCCGTGACCGCGATCCTGAACGAGCGGCTGGCGGGGCACACGCTGGACGAGATCCGCGCGTCGCTGCCGGAGCGGCTGCGCGATGCAGGTAGCGATGAAGCGTCGAGCGAGCTGCTCAACATCTTCATCCAGTCGGCCGGCAACGTGCTGAACGCAGAGCAGGACGGGCGCGAGGAGCTGATGCTCGGTCGTGCGAGCGTGCTCGCCGGCCAGCCGGAGTTCGCTGCCGGCAGCGATCTGCGCAACCTGATCGAGCTGACGGAACAGCGCGAGATCCTGGCCGGTGCTCTCACGACACGGCGCCACGACGATTCGCCCGCAATCACCATCGGCGCGGAGCACGCCGAGCCGCGCCTCGCCCGCTTCACGCTCGTCACCTCCGAGTACCGGCTCGGCGGACTGAGCGGTGTCGTCGGGGTGATCGGGCCGACGCGGATGGCATACGAGAAGATCGCTGCGATCGTGCAGTACAGCAGCGCACTGATGAACGAACTTGCAAACC